The genomic interval ATACTTCCAGAGCTTTACAATGCTCATCCAGTTGCTGAAGGGCTTTCCATACTTCTCCGGATTTTGCCTCCAGCGTTTTCCCTTTCATCGCCCCTAACCCTGCACTTTTCTGTTGTATCTGTCCAAACTCATATTCCGGCAAATCACTCACACAGCGGTAAGGCCGCATATAATCCTTATTATTCTGCCGTATATACTGCACCTGTTCATAAAAATCTTTCAGTCCTTCCATCACCTTTTCAGACTGCCCGACAGAAGCGTTCATGAATATAATTGGGCTATTTAAGGCTTGTAACTGGGCATCTGTAAGGGTTTGGGCAGATAAAGAAACGCTAGCCAGCCAGGTAAATAGTATAACCAGCAGGTAGGGAAACGGAAGTAAACAGAAAGGTTTTTTCATTGCACTTATTCAACAAATATTTTCACTACAAAAAGAATAATAAATGTATACAAACTACTGGAGAAAAGTAATAACCAGCAGTGTATAAATGTTTTTTTGCAAAAATATGGCTTTATACTTTAATAAGTAAGGGAGGCATTTAAACGTTTCAGAGGGCTTAAACTACCGTTCAACCTCATCATTTGCCGCTATATGAAAATAACCTATAAATTGCAGCATTCAATTCTATTACAATGCGGATTCAGTTAAGCAGAATAATTATCTGTATTCTTTTTTGTTTAACAGGCACTTGTCCCTATCTGAAAGCTCAGATAGAGAAGCCAGAAACGGATACCTTATCACTGTCGGACTTTTACGACATGACCTTACAGCAACTGGATTCTGTAAAAGCTTCTGGTGTATCCAGCGAACTGGAAAAGTTTATCAACAGCCTTATATCTGTTGCCACGCAGAAGTCACTTTCTACCCGCAATACGCCTGGCATTATTACCCTCATTACCGAAGAAGAAATTAAAACCTCCGGAGCCAGAGATCTGATAGATGTACTGCGCCAAGTGCCCGGATTCGATTTCGCCTTAGATGGTGAAGGAAGGGTAGGAATAGGCATTCGTGGGAACTGGGCCAATGAGGGCAAAGTACTTCTGCTCATCGATGGACAGGAAATGAATGAAATCTATACAGCCAACCTGTTTTTTGGCAACCATTATCCGGTGGAGTTTATCAAACGTATTGAAATCATCCGGGGACCAGGTTCTGCCATTTATGGTGGTTTTGCTGAATTCGGGGTGATTAATATTATAACCAAAGGGGTAGAGGATTTAAACGGTATTTCGGTGAGCGCTGTGTATGGGCAGATGCAGAAAACCTACGGACGGCATAACCTGTATTTGTATGGAGGAAAAAAATGGAAGAACGCTGCTCTAAGTCTTTCCCTGTTTAATGGGGGAGGCCAGCGAAGTGACAGAGATCATTATGGATTTTACAATGATGAATGGGCAGATTCTTTAGGAGCAGGTGCCTATGCCTCCCTGGCTGGAAATTCAGAACTAAACCCTTCCTATTCTAATCTTTTATTTACCTGGAAAAAATTGAGTTTCCGTTCGGTGGGTGATTTTTATGATGTAACCGACATTACCCTGATTGATAATAACAAAAAAAGAAGATCACAATATGGCATCAACAATACGTATCATGAGCTGAAATATGACTTTAAAGTAAGTGAAAAGCTGAAGATCACACCCAAGCTCAACTTCATTCTGCAATTTCCTGTACGCAATAATGTGCCGGACTCTATTACCAGATATGATCAGAAAAACTTCATCAGCCGGTCGAAAGCCAATATTACAGCCTCCTATGATGCTTCTCACCGGACAAATTTTATCGGAGGTGTTGAATATTTCAATGACTTTGCCCGTGCCAGTTCTAATGGTGTTTTCCGGGTAGGAGACAAAAATGTTTCTTACCATAACATTGCTGCTTTCGGACAGGGGATATTCAATTTACCCTTTGTCAATATTACAGCCGGTATCCGCTATGACTGGAACTCTTCCTTTGGTTCTGCTTTTGTGCCCCGGCTGGGTTTAACCAAAAGATTGCCAGGCAATAAATGGCATTTTAAACTGTTGTTGAGCGATGTTTTCCGGGCACCCTCCATTGGTAATGTGGTAAATTCATTTAATGGCAATTACACCATTGTCAATCCGGGAAGGCCCGATCGCTATATACTTCCTGAGAAAGGAATTAAACCTGAGCGCACCTTTGTAGCAGAAGCAGAAGTAGGGTATCAGATCAATAGCCGCATGATCCTGACTGCTAATGTGTTTGATATGACGATACGTAATCCCATTGTATATTATTTTTACCAGGATGATGCCATCCGGGATGCATTCTATGAGAATGCGGGCATTAATGTCTTTAGTAATTTCAAACGTACCGGCACCAGAGGATATGAATTAGATTATCGCTTTAAGACCAAATGGGGCTCTGTTTCTGCTAATTATTCATTTTATTCCCTGGAATCTAAACCCAGGATCGCCGCTTATTCGGTGAGTACCTTCAACCGTAATCCAGAAAAAAGAGCAGAGGTGAACAATAATCAGGTTCTGGGTCTGGCCAATCATAAATTGAATGTAAATGCTACTTATTTTATCACCCAAAACTTTTCGGCCAATGTAACGGCAACGTTTTATGGCAAACGCTATGGCTACGATGTGCTGTTTACTGGTCCGGGTAAATTCGATGTAGATGGTCAACTCATCCGGCGTTCGCCAGTAGGCCTTGCTAACCTGTATTTCCATTATCAGAATTTATTTACCAAAGGTTTGGATGTTGGCATTGGGGCTTACAACCTATTTAACAGTAAATACGATTTTCTGCAGCCCAACTTTGCACTAAATACACCTGTTCCGGGTCCTTCGAGAGAAATTATAGTGAAAGCCGGTTACAGTTTTGAATTCAGGAAGAAGAAAAAGAAAGTGTAAAAGTGAAGAAAGGAAAGAAAATAATAGGCACCTCTGTTTTAAAATTGCTGCTGATAGCGGCAGGTGTCTGGCTATTTTCTCTTCCGGCGGTTGCACAGGATATTGATTATAAAACGCAGTCTTTGTTTATTTATAAGTTTACCAAATACATTACCTGGCCTCAGGCACTCAGCAGAAATGATTTTGTGATAGGCGTATATGGCAATTCACCCATTTCTGAAGAATTGCAGGTAATGGCATCGCTGAAAAAGGCTGGCGAAGGGCAAAGAATAGTTATAAAAAGAATAAACTCGGTAGATGAAATTGAAAACCTGCATATTTTGTATGTGGCTTCTTCCAAGAGCCGGGAATTGAGAAGCATATTAGATAAGATTGGAAAAAAACCTACTTTAGTGGTAGCAGAAAGAGATGGGCTGGCGAAAAAAGGAGCGTCTATTAACTTTCTGATTATGGAAAATAATACCCTGAAATTTGAAGTGAACCGTAGTGAACTGCAAAGCCGGGGCCTTTCCATCTCTGATGAATTGCTGAAGGTAGGCTTTATTGTAGGGTGATTTGCTAGTATAACTATGCTAATAATTCAGCCTTAACCTTCCTGTAATTTTTAATTCGTAATATTTAATTCATAATTCCCTTCCATGTTACTGGTTCGGTGGTTTTGTCTGGTGAATATCCTGTGGAGCGTAATAGCTATGCCTGCGTATGCCCAGGTAGCCAGGCAAACTTTCAAACATATTACCTCAGAACAAGGCTTACCACAAAGCGCCATCAATACTTTATTTCAGGACAGCCGGGGATTTATCTGGATTGGAACCCAGCAAGGATTGTTCAGATACGATGGATATACCTTTCTGGCATATCTGCATGAGGCGTCTAATACTAAGTCTCTTTCGGGAAACGCCATCCGTAGCTTATATGAGGATACAGAGGGGAATTTATGGATAGGCACAGAAGGTTATGGATTGAATCGGTTCAACCGGCAGTCGGAAAATTTTGTAAGAGTTGATGGAAAAAACAAACAGCTCTCAGGGATTGCTGAAAATACAGTTACAGCCATTTTAAAAGATAAACAAGGCGTATTGTGGATAGGCACACAAAGTGGCTTGCAAATGCTGGAAAAAGGTTCATTGCTGCCATTCCCTATATCAGCAGGTGCCCAAACGCAGGCTGTTCAGCACTTGCTGGAAGATAAGAAAGGGAATCTTTGGATAGGCACCGACCAGGGGCTTTTCCAGGTCAGTCAAAACCGCCAGCACCGGACACACTTTACCCATCAAGCGGCTGATTCTGCTAGCCTAAGCAGCAACCGGGTTCAATGCTTGTTTGAAGATAAACAAGGTACGCTGTGGATTGGTACTCATGCCGGCCTTAACCGTTTTAATCCGGTTAAGCAGAATTTTTCAAAAGTTGGTTTTCAGGCATCCAAAAATAATGAAGCCGGAGATACTGAAATTTACTCTCTTGCTCAGGATAAGGAAGGTAATATATGGATGGGTACTTTCGGGAACGGACTTGTGAAACTGAATCCCAAAACTCTGGCTACAACCGTACATAATCATATTCCGGAAGATAAAAGCAGCATCAGCAGCGATGTGATTTTATCTCTCCTGATCGACCGTTCTGGCTTGCTATGGGCGGGCACTTATGAAGGTATTCTGGATCAGTTAAACCTGCTGAAAACAGAATTCGGTAAACTTACCTATCAGCCAGTTGATACTAACTCTTTAGCCAGCAACGAAGTATATGCCATTCTCGAAGATCATAAAAAAAGGCTTTGGATAGGTACCGATAATGGGTTAAGTGTATACAACCAACAAACAAGTTCATTTACAAATCTGCATGCTTCTGCTGGCACTACCGGAAGCATGAGCAGCAATATTGTGTACAGCCTTTTACAGGATAAACAAAAAAATATGTGGATTGGCACTGCAGATGGCGGTCTGCTTAAATTATCTGCTCCGGATATAAACAAGGGTGTATTTAATTTTGAGCCATTTTTGCCAGCTCCAGGTAGTAACAATAAACTTGCCGATGATGAAATACTATCCTTGCTGGAAGATAAATCTGGATATATCTGGGTAGGTACAGCCAAAGGATTAAGCGTGATTGACAGTAAGAACAGAGTAGTAACTTATACGCATAGCTCTAACCGTAAACATTCCCTAAGCGATAACCAGGTGCTTTGTTTGTATGAAGATAGGTCTGGTAAAGTATGGGTAGGTACAAACAAAGGCTTGAATCAGTTTAATTCTAAAAAACGCAATTTTACCAGATTCGAAAAAGAAAAGAATGCGTTAAAAAGCCTGCCTTATAGCGCCATTTATGCTATACATGAAGATGCCATAGGTAACTTATGGCTTGGAACAGATGATGGCTTGTGCCGTTTGAATACCCGGCGGGATACAGCTACTTTATATACGGTGGAAAATGGCCTGCCAGATAATGTAGTGTATGGCATTATGGAAGATTCAGCCAAAAATCTTTGGGTGAGTACCAATAAGGGTATCAGCAAAATGAAAAAAAATGAAACTGGCAAACCTGCTTTTATTCAGTATAATTCTTCCAACTGGCTGCACTGCAATTCCTTTAACATTGGCGCTTACCACAAAAGTAAATCCGGAATGATGTATTTTGGATGTAATGAGGGATTAACCTATTTCAATCCGGCTGCAATTACTGGCAATACTTATGCGCCACTGGTTGTAATTACAGATTTCCAGTTATTCTTTGAGCCTGTAACAATTTCCAATAAAAAAGAGTCTCCTTTATCTAAAGCAATTACCGAAACTGAAAAATTGCTTCTCAAGTATAATCAGAATGTATTGTACTTTGAATTTGCGGCGCTCAACTTTATCGACCATGATAAAAATGAGTACGCTTTTTTTATGCAGGGTTTTGATAAAGACTGGAATTATGTAAAAAACAAACACAATGCTACCTATACCAATCTTGACCCAGGAACCTATGTGTTTAAGGTGAAAGCCTCAAATAATGATGGCGTATGGAATGAGGCAGGTGCTTCTATTGAGATTGTGATTAAACCTCCGTTTTACCGCGAAACCTGGTTTTATGTATTGTGTACCGCTGGATTAATTTTTAGTGTGGTGGGTTATGTACACATGCAAATGCGGGAAATGCAGGAAAATGAACGTTTGCTGGTACAAAAAGTAAAAGAGCGCACTGAAGAAGTAACTAAGCAGAAAGAAGAACTGGAAACAACCATTGAAAATCTGAAAGCGACCCAGGCTCAGTTAGTACAGGCCGAAAAAATGGCTTCGTTGGGTATTCTTACTGCAGGTGTAGCCCATGAGATTAATAATCCTATTAATTTTGTAAGTGCCAATGTAGAACCATTGAAAAGGGATATTGACGACATGCTGCAGGTGTTGGCAGGCTATGAAAACACCGTGAAGAAATATACCCTCTCCGAGGAGTTCAAAGAAGTAGAGAATTTAAAAAAAGAGTTAGATTTTGAAGTTCTTATCCGCGAAATCAACGATCTTCTGAAAGGGATTAAGGAAGGAGCCAGCCGTACTTCTGAAATTGTAAAAGGCCTGCGTAATTTCTCCAGGCTGGATGAAAATGAAATGAAGCCGGTACAGGTGAATGAAGGCATTGAATCTACCTTACTGGTGCTTTCCAACCAGTTGAAAAACAAGATAATTGTACATAAGGAATACGGCAAACTGGAAAACCTCGTTGGCTATCCAGGGAAACTGAACCAGGTATTTATGAACATCATTTCCAATGCCTGCCAGGCTATTCCGGAGAAAGGGGAAATTTATATCAAAACCTTTATGGACAAAAGAGAAGTTGTGATTCGGATTACAGATACTGGTATAGGCATGACGGAGGAAGTAAAAAAACGGATATTTGAGCCCTTTTTCACTACTAAAAAAGTAGGAGCTGGTACAGGACTGGGCTTGTTTATTGCCTACGGCATCATTAAAGACCATAATGGCAAAGTGTTCGTGGAAAGCACACCAGGAAAAGGCACTACCTTTACCATACGCTTGCCGGTCAATGCTTAGAAATTTGTCTGAAGACTGGATCATTAAGGATGATAATAGTTGTGTTGAACAGATATAATAACAACATTTGATATACAATTATCCTCAATCGTTGAAGTGCAGGTTAGCAAACAAGGAAAATGTTAAACAATTTTACTCTGATCTAAAGAGTGAGTTTTCTCAGATAAAAGATTTAAAATCGAGTTGTTTAAACATTATGTTTTCGCTCTCGCAAGAAAAATAACAGAGAAAGCAATACAATGCAAACTCATCCAATTTCTCACTAAGCATTCGCATATTCGATGGCAGAACGATCTCTATAAAGCAGCTCATCAAAGATTTGGCTTTCCGATAGATAGTGAGCTTATGAGTCTCTATGGTTAAGTTTGACACAAGCTATAATTTCCTCTTTTGCACACACCTGACGAAAGTGGACTGAGTCAACATGGGAATAAGCATTTTAAAATTAAGCCTTTCAGGTTAATACCGGCTTGTTTCAATATACGACAGAACTGCTCAAAAAGCACCTGAATGTCAACTAGGTCGTGATGCTGTCCAGCTTGAACAATTCTGGTGAACTGTTATCTTACTAATAGAGAGTTGAGTAATGACTTAGGCTGTCTTTACTTTTATTTTGCATGCCCAATATAGGGCAATGTGAGAGCTTGGAGACAGCTTTGTGTGCCAGGAACAAAACATTTATGAGGCGAGATCCGATGCAAAACAACGAAGTTGTGGCAAAATGAAAAGCGCTTCCTCGCTCATAGCCTTACACTCACCCCGCTTTACTTTTATCTCCTCGCATTGAATCTTGTTTAATTTATTGTTCAAGTTCCCCGCCTATCTTGCTGTATCTACAACCTCGCAAACTGATACAAATAAAAGCTAAACCAAAGAAATAAGGTTTATTAGTATAGTTCTGCTGGGATCCGAAGCCAGTCTCTCTGCCCAGACAAGGCTGCGCTCCAAACCAATTGAGTTAATAAAAAAACATGCTCTATTTAGAGCCATTTTTCCGGTTTTGAAAGCAGGGCAATAAGTTAATCTCAAAAATTATAATCGGCCTGACCAGGCTATGCCTTCCAGAATATGATTCCAGGAGGGCGCATCTGTAAATGTTTCCGGGGTATGACCTAAGGCAGTGTAAAACATTCTGCCTTTACCTGGCTGGTTAGTCCAGGAGATGGGATGGTCGCCACCCATGGCTTTCGGCATGCTGGCTTTGTAGGTAGATTCATTTACCGACAACAATACCTGAAACCCTTCTTTTCCCCGGATACTTTCGTTAAAATTATACCACTCCTCGCTTTTTTGCCAGCGTTCGGGCAAGTGTCTGGTAGTGGCATGATCCCGGACTTCTGTTACCAGTTCTGCTTCCGGCGTATGATCCGGATAAAGGGTATGATCCCGGAAATGAGTTCCCAGTAACTGATCGTACCATTGCCACTCATATTCGGTATCGCAGGCAGAATGAACGCCTACATATCCACCTCCGTTTTCAACAAATTTTTCAAAGCTTTTCTCCTGCTCCGGTGTCAGAATATCGCCGGTTGTAGACATAAATACTACTACTTTAAACCGATTCAGGTAGTCGTCATTAAAAAACGCCCCGTTTTCAGTCGCCGCCACCTTCCAGCCTCTTTCCTGTCCGGCTTTCTGAATGGCGGCAATACCCGGCTCAATAGACTCATGGCGGAATCCATTGGTTTTGGAAAAAACAAGCACCCCTTTTTCTCCGATAGTTCCCGGATCAGGTGGCCTTACGGTTTCAAATACCGGCTTTTGCCAGGGAAGTTTTTTCACCAGAGACATAGCGAATACAAAGAAACCGCCTGCAATTAACAGCAGTACCAGTACAATGCCCAGAAGGATTTTGCCGATTTTACGAAGCATGAAACAAGAGAGTATTAAGTATTGAGTAGTTAGTAAGAAGTTGTTTGAGTACCTGTTTTCTTAATATTTATCTCAGCAATACTACACAAGACTTGCCCCAACTTTTTCCAGCAGGCGTTTGGTGGCCATAATCCCTTCATACTCGTTTAAATAATTTCCTTTGCCGCCAGACATTTGCTTGATAAAAGCGCCTTCATATTCTATACCTATATAGCCCTTAAACCCAGATTCCTTAATGATTTTTAACATTCTGGTGAAATCGGTTTCCACATCATTACCTTTGTCGTCGAATACATGGGTTTTGGCACTGATTCCTTTGGTATAGGGCAGCAATTTTTCCACACCTTCATATTTATCATATTCGGCAATCACTTTGGTTTTCATAAAAGCTTCCATCGTTTGTGCTTCCGGCTCGGTTCTTCTGATGAAATTGCCAAAGTCTGGCAGTACGCCAGCATAGGAGTTTTTTACTTTTTTCATCACACCCACCAGCCAGTCGGGGTTGGTAGATGGGCCAAAGTGATTTTCGACGATAATGGCCATCTTATTCTTTTTGCCATAGTCTACCAGTTGTCCGTATCCTTCTATGGCGGCTTTGGCTACTTCTTCATCACTTCCTTTTCCATTCAGGTTCACCCGGATGGCATAACAGCCCAGGAATTTGGCAGCATCCACCCATTTGTAATGATTTTCAACCGCTTTTTTACGTTCGGCAGCATCCGGGCTGCCCAGGTCCCCTTCACTATCTACCATAATCAGCACATTCTTAACGCCCAGGTCATCGGTGCGTTGCTTGAGTTCTTTCAGATACGCCTGGTCTTTGGCTTTGTCCTGAAAAAACATGGATACATATTCCACATTGCTGATCTCGAAGTCATTTTTGGCCATAGCCGGAAACTCCATATTGGTCATTTTGCCGCCCATCAGCAAACCTGCCAGCGAAAACTCAGCCAGGGATATATCAAAAAACAGTTTCTTATCGGCACGCTGGGCATTCAGTAGTTCGGGCCAAAGGGCTGTAAGACTCAGGCTGGCTGCACCAACACCTACTTTTTGTAAAAATTCACGACGGGATGATTGCATGGTATACTAAGTTTAAAGATTAGGAAGAAGACAGAAAATTAGCCCTATTCCTGCTCCGGATGAAGCAGAAATAGGGCAGAGGATAAGCCTTTATTCACCTGCAGCAGCAGAGCCGTTAGGATTGTTATGATATTGAACCGTGTAGAGCACAAACAAAGGCTGATTTTTTACCTTATCGTTTTTGAATACATAGTATACATCATGTATGCCGCTAACATTATTTAATTTTGCTTTTACCTGTTGAGGCGGTGTACTCATGACTGGTGTATCG from Rhodocytophaga rosea carries:
- a CDS encoding TonB-dependent receptor plug domain-containing protein, producing the protein MRIQLSRIIICILFCLTGTCPYLKAQIEKPETDTLSLSDFYDMTLQQLDSVKASGVSSELEKFINSLISVATQKSLSTRNTPGIITLITEEEIKTSGARDLIDVLRQVPGFDFALDGEGRVGIGIRGNWANEGKVLLLIDGQEMNEIYTANLFFGNHYPVEFIKRIEIIRGPGSAIYGGFAEFGVINIITKGVEDLNGISVSAVYGQMQKTYGRHNLYLYGGKKWKNAALSLSLFNGGGQRSDRDHYGFYNDEWADSLGAGAYASLAGNSELNPSYSNLLFTWKKLSFRSVGDFYDVTDITLIDNNKKRRSQYGINNTYHELKYDFKVSEKLKITPKLNFILQFPVRNNVPDSITRYDQKNFISRSKANITASYDASHRTNFIGGVEYFNDFARASSNGVFRVGDKNVSYHNIAAFGQGIFNLPFVNITAGIRYDWNSSFGSAFVPRLGLTKRLPGNKWHFKLLLSDVFRAPSIGNVVNSFNGNYTIVNPGRPDRYILPEKGIKPERTFVAEAEVGYQINSRMILTANVFDMTIRNPIVYYFYQDDAIRDAFYENAGINVFSNFKRTGTRGYELDYRFKTKWGSVSANYSFYSLESKPRIAAYSVSTFNRNPEKRAEVNNNQVLGLANHKLNVNATYFITQNFSANVTATFYGKRYGYDVLFTGPGKFDVDGQLIRRSPVGLANLYFHYQNLFTKGLDVGIGAYNLFNSKYDFLQPNFALNTPVPGPSREIIVKAGYSFEFRKKKKKV
- a CDS encoding YfiR family protein → MKKGKKIIGTSVLKLLLIAAGVWLFSLPAVAQDIDYKTQSLFIYKFTKYITWPQALSRNDFVIGVYGNSPISEELQVMASLKKAGEGQRIVIKRINSVDEIENLHILYVASSKSRELRSILDKIGKKPTLVVAERDGLAKKGASINFLIMENNTLKFEVNRSELQSRGLSISDELLKVGFIVG
- a CDS encoding two-component regulator propeller domain-containing protein produces the protein MLLVRWFCLVNILWSVIAMPAYAQVARQTFKHITSEQGLPQSAINTLFQDSRGFIWIGTQQGLFRYDGYTFLAYLHEASNTKSLSGNAIRSLYEDTEGNLWIGTEGYGLNRFNRQSENFVRVDGKNKQLSGIAENTVTAILKDKQGVLWIGTQSGLQMLEKGSLLPFPISAGAQTQAVQHLLEDKKGNLWIGTDQGLFQVSQNRQHRTHFTHQAADSASLSSNRVQCLFEDKQGTLWIGTHAGLNRFNPVKQNFSKVGFQASKNNEAGDTEIYSLAQDKEGNIWMGTFGNGLVKLNPKTLATTVHNHIPEDKSSISSDVILSLLIDRSGLLWAGTYEGILDQLNLLKTEFGKLTYQPVDTNSLASNEVYAILEDHKKRLWIGTDNGLSVYNQQTSSFTNLHASAGTTGSMSSNIVYSLLQDKQKNMWIGTADGGLLKLSAPDINKGVFNFEPFLPAPGSNNKLADDEILSLLEDKSGYIWVGTAKGLSVIDSKNRVVTYTHSSNRKHSLSDNQVLCLYEDRSGKVWVGTNKGLNQFNSKKRNFTRFEKEKNALKSLPYSAIYAIHEDAIGNLWLGTDDGLCRLNTRRDTATLYTVENGLPDNVVYGIMEDSAKNLWVSTNKGISKMKKNETGKPAFIQYNSSNWLHCNSFNIGAYHKSKSGMMYFGCNEGLTYFNPAAITGNTYAPLVVITDFQLFFEPVTISNKKESPLSKAITETEKLLLKYNQNVLYFEFAALNFIDHDKNEYAFFMQGFDKDWNYVKNKHNATYTNLDPGTYVFKVKASNNDGVWNEAGASIEIVIKPPFYRETWFYVLCTAGLIFSVVGYVHMQMREMQENERLLVQKVKERTEEVTKQKEELETTIENLKATQAQLVQAEKMASLGILTAGVAHEINNPINFVSANVEPLKRDIDDMLQVLAGYENTVKKYTLSEEFKEVENLKKELDFEVLIREINDLLKGIKEGASRTSEIVKGLRNFSRLDENEMKPVQVNEGIESTLLVLSNQLKNKIIVHKEYGKLENLVGYPGKLNQVFMNIISNACQAIPEKGEIYIKTFMDKREVVIRITDTGIGMTEEVKKRIFEPFFTTKKVGAGTGLGLFIAYGIIKDHNGKVFVESTPGKGTTFTIRLPVNA
- a CDS encoding ThuA domain-containing protein encodes the protein MLRKIGKILLGIVLVLLLIAGGFFVFAMSLVKKLPWQKPVFETVRPPDPGTIGEKGVLVFSKTNGFRHESIEPGIAAIQKAGQERGWKVAATENGAFFNDDYLNRFKVVVFMSTTGDILTPEQEKSFEKFVENGGGYVGVHSACDTEYEWQWYDQLLGTHFRDHTLYPDHTPEAELVTEVRDHATTRHLPERWQKSEEWYNFNESIRGKEGFQVLLSVNESTYKASMPKAMGGDHPISWTNQPGKGRMFYTALGHTPETFTDAPSWNHILEGIAWSGRL
- a CDS encoding TIM barrel protein is translated as MQSSRREFLQKVGVGAASLSLTALWPELLNAQRADKKLFFDISLAEFSLAGLLMGGKMTNMEFPAMAKNDFEISNVEYVSMFFQDKAKDQAYLKELKQRTDDLGVKNVLIMVDSEGDLGSPDAAERKKAVENHYKWVDAAKFLGCYAIRVNLNGKGSDEEVAKAAIEGYGQLVDYGKKNKMAIIVENHFGPSTNPDWLVGVMKKVKNSYAGVLPDFGNFIRRTEPEAQTMEAFMKTKVIAEYDKYEGVEKLLPYTKGISAKTHVFDDKGNDVETDFTRMLKIIKESGFKGYIGIEYEGAFIKQMSGGKGNYLNEYEGIMATKRLLEKVGASLV